A window of Coraliomargarita sinensis genomic DNA:
GTCGGCAAAGTTTTGGATGCGCTGGCGACAAGCCCTTATGCTGGCAACACCATCGTGGTGCTCTGGTCGGATCACGGCTACCACCTGGGCGAGAAAAACACCTTCCAAAAGATGTCTCTTTGGGAGCGAAGTTCCCACGTCCCTCTTGTCATTTCCGCCCCGGGAGTGGAAGCCGGAATACGATGCGATCGCGTTGTCAGCCTTTTAGATCTGTATCCTACCCTTGTGGAGATGGCCGGACTGCCAGCAAATGATAAAACCGAAGGCCGTAGCCTCGTGCCCCTCCTCGAGAGTCCATCCATACGCTGGCCCTATCCGGCGATTACGGGCTGGAAGGAGAATAGTTTTGCGATTCAGGGTGAGCGATACCGCTACTTGCGTTATGGAGACGGTAGCGAGGAGCTGTATGACCACTCGAGCGACTTGGACGAGCAGCATAACCTTGCCGGCAATCCCGACTACAAAGCGGTCAAAAAGCTAATGGCGCTTACCTTGAGAACCATCCTGAACGAGGGCACTGGCGAGCAAGACACTGCACGCAAAGCGGCCGAACTGCGGGAGCAGTGCGCGTCTCTTGGTGCCACTGCAATTTTTCCCTGACCTCCATTACTGTCTACCTGATCGCATTTTATGAAATACTCCTACTTGACGCTTGGATTTCTTGTTGGCTTGGTCGCCGCTTGTATCCTATTTCCACTTTTCAAACCAAGCGGCGAGGCGGCGGGTTCCGGTGTAATGCGTATGAAAATCGCGCACACGCTTCCGGTAAGCCATCCGGTGCATGCCGGGATCGAGCACTTCGCGGAGCGGGTGGCGGCTTATTCAAGTGGCCAGATTCAACTGGATATTTTTCCCAATGGGAGCTAAAAAATGACATTCCGGAATGACCCCTGCCATGTTTCACCGCGTAATACAATCAATACGAATCCAACCCGCCAATCCGGCCAACACCGAAGCAAGGCCGACACCCGAAGGCAATATCGTCAATTGCGTCTTCAAGGCGCTTTTTTCGTATTTCATAAGTCGTTGGAAAACAAAACAGATCCAAAGTTTGAAGGGTACACCTCCCGTAGCTGCAATGTGATAACGGCGCAACTCACATCTCGCAAAGACATGATTGATAATGCACTAGTCACTACAGCAAAAAATAATCGCGTAATGATTCTAATTCTTAAATTCTCACCCTCCGTCAGCCAGCGCCGCAAAAAGCAAATTTTGACCAACAACCCTAAATAATAGAATAGGACATCAGCTAATGTTTAAGAAAAAATTACTGACCGCTACGCTCACTCCTCTCGCGATGATCGCGCTTTCAGCCAGTGCGGCCGTTGTTGTTCAGCCGACAGATGTAGACGCTAGCAGCTTTTTTAGTGGTTCTTTTGACCCGTCCCATGTCATAGACGGCTCAGGCTTAGGCCCTGGTGGTTCGGACGTTGAAACCGGCGATCCGGTGCCTAGCACCTGGCCCACTAACATAAATGACTCCAACACCCGTAGTGCTAGCTGGGTGTCTGTAAATAATGACGACAACGGGTGGATCATGTTCGATCTCGGTCAGAGCTACGAATTGGACGGCATGCACATCTGGAACTACAACTCCCCCGAATCAAGGGGTATAGAAGATGTGAACATCAAGTTCGCTACCACCCTTACTGGCACCTTCGGCAGCACTGATGAGACCGACACCGGATGGGGCACGGCGACCGCCGAGACATTCACGCAAGCATCGAAGCTGAACACTTACACAGGGGAAACGTACTCCCTCGGCAGCACCGTTACGGCTCGATACGTCCTGTTTGATATTCAAACGAATTACGGCGATAGCTATGTCGGTTTGGATGAAGTCCGCTTCACCGGCACCGCCGTTCCAGAGCCCTCGTCTTTCGCCCTGCTTGCTAGCTGCTTCGGCCTGACCTGGATCATGGTTCGTCGCCGCTAAGGTTTAGACTGATAAACTATAAATTTTTCCAAAAGCGCAAGGATTTCACACTTTGCGCTTTTTTGTGCCCGCAAAACAAGTACCGAACAGGAACTACGGCATCCGGTTAAGCGGAAATCGCAGGGCCTCCAGCTTGCCTCCGACCATGAGCACTGATTGAATGACTGAGGCCGCGCAATACTCATTGCCTGAGGTACAGACTCCCCATCCTCAAGCAACCCTTCGATATAGCACTCGATCGCTTCACGTGCATTTGCAAGTGCCTCTTCATAAGAATCGCCCGCAATGAAGCAGCCGGGTAAATCGGGAATGACACACCGTAGTTACTATCCTTATCTTTATGAATGATTAAGTAAAGGGGCCGCCAATTGATAGCGCAGGTGCACTCGCGGCAACCCGGCCAGGCGCTAGGGCTTCGGATTCCAATGCTCAAGCTGCAGCTTTTTTAGTTGCTCCACCACCTTCGGGTGCTGGTCGGCTAGATTGACCTTTTCGTAAGGATCTTTTTTCAGGTCGTAGAGTTCGATGCCTTGCGGTGCGGTGGCAAAGGCACGCTTCGCAGTGGCCGGACCGGGCAGGATTAGCTTCCACCAGTCGTGGATCACCACATTGGCGAAAAGGCTTTCGGCCGGATTCGACAGATCGGCGATGTCGTGGGTGTAGGCTTCGACGAATACCGTCTCACGGTTTTTCATCGCGCTGCGGTCCATGAGATTCAGGCCGGGCAGTTCTTTGGGAACCGGGACTCCGGTGATGTCGAGAATTGTTCGGGTGATGTCCGTCACATGCGCGAGGGTGCTGCCATCCATTTCAGCTTTCACCTTGCCGGGCCAGCGGATGAGGATCGGGGTGCGGGTGCCATCCTCATAAGGACTCATTTTCGCCCTCTGGCCTTTGTAGCCTTTCTCGGCGTTCCATCCGTTGTCGGCAAGATAGAGGATGACCGTGTTTTCCTTGTGCTGGTTTGCCACCAGATAGTCCTCAAGTTCACCGGTGGATTCGTCGAGCCATTCCACACAGGCCCGGTATTTCTCGGCGGCCGGTGTCGGGCCCTTGCCGCGGTATTTCTTGAGCAGGCGTTCCGGCGGATTGTGGGGGTCGTGCGGAAGAAGGGGCGCGTGCCAGATGAAAAAGGGTTTGTTCTTTTGCTCCGCCATTTCGATGAAATCAAAAATGGGCTGCATGGTCTCGCGCCCGATCTTGAGTCCTTCGTCACCGTGGCGGGTTCCTTTCTTCGTCATGCCATGCGTAAAACCCATGTCCTTGTAGGTCCCGTTCCAGATTTTTCCGGTTTGGAAGGTGAGGTAGCCGGCCTCGCTGAGTGCCTCCGGAAGGATTAATGGATTGTCAAGTATGCGTCGCTGCAGCTCTGTCCGATACTGATTCCCATATCTTCCTCCGATCTCTTGCCATCCGGCCAGATCGTTGCCGGTGATACCGTGCTCGTGAGGCAGCCTGCCTGTCAGCAACGAGGCCAGGGTCGGCGAGCAGACCGGCATGGTATAGCCGCGGGTGTAGGTCAGGCTCTCATTCGCCAGTTTATCGAGCACAGGCGTGTTGACCTGCTCGGAACCCATGAAACCGTAATCATCAAAGGCGTGATCATCGGAGATAATGAGAATGACGTTGGGCCGCTCCCAGGCGGAGAGGCCGCATTGAGCACCAGTGAGAAATACCAGGAGAATGATTATCAGTTTTTGCGTCATGGAGAATGGAATGGCTGTTCGCTTGGATTCTTTTTTACATCACTCGGTGTTCACCCGAAGCAACTTAACCGGCCCGATCAGGCCTGAGGCCTGGAGGGGGCTGTTTTTGCGGAATTTCTGAAAGTTGGAACGGGTGTAGCGCTGGTCTTCCGGAAGGTGTTGATCGCCGATCATGCGGTTGGGCCAGTTGTTGGCGACCTGCACGGTGAGCTGGTTCGTTCCGGTTTTGAGGGCCGGGGCGAGATCGATGCGGGCGGGGGTGGACCAGACCACGCCGAGGTCACGGCCGTTCAGGAGGACGCGGGCCACTTCCCTGACCTCGCCGAGGTCGAGCAGGATTTGACGGTCGGGGCCGGAGGGCAGGCGTTCGTCGAAATCAAAGCTGGTCTTGTAATCGGCGATGCCAGAGTAGAACTTGACCTTTTCGTTGGGATGCCTGGTCCAGCAGGTCAGGGCATCGAAAGTGACGGGCGATTGCGGCCCCCACGGGGACTGGAAGCTGACCTCCCAGGGTTTGCTGAGAGTCAGCAGTTCGCTGACCTCGGGGATGTTGACGGAGCGTGGGGTGTGGGTGCCTTCCGGCTTGCGGAACACCACGAGCACGGAAGCTTCCGGCGGCAGTGCGAGTTCGAGCTCGGTGCGCTCCCCTGCCCTTTTGTAAGCGGGGTTGGGTGTGATGCGGGCGCTGACCGGATCCCAGAGTTCCGGCTGGCGGCCCTTCTGCCGAAAGCTGGCAGTGATCCGGCGCGGCACGTTCAGGCGGTTGACCACGTAGTAGAGATCGGCGTCGGTGGTGGTGCGGTGGAAATAATCGACGGTCAGGAAGTGGTCCTTTGAGGTCTGAACCTCCCTTTCCTCCCAGGTAAAGTCGGGCTCGATCTGTTTTTGCTCGAGGATTTCTCGGGTCGGGAGGGTGCTGATTTGACCACTGCCCCAGAGGTGCTCCACCAGTTCGGCGAAGCGTTGGTCGGCTGCGGCATCGCCGATCAGGCCGTAGCGTTTCTCCGGGCGGGGGCCGCAGACGGTGGCGCCCGCCTCGACCAGCTCGGCAATCTTTTCGAGCGCCGGCAGGTCATAGGTGTCGTGGGCGGGCAGCGCCAGGACGCGGTAGCGGACGCCGTGCGGGAGGGCCAGGGCACCGTCGGGTGCGACCGCCAGTCGATGCAGGAGCGAGAGCTTGTCGATCACATCGTAGTCGTAGCCCGGCAGGACGCCAGCCGGGTCGTCGCGCTTCAAGCGGACAAAACCCGGGATATTCTCGCCTTTGAAGTAGAGCACGTCGGAGACCGACAGGCCCTGTTGCATCATGAACTGGACACGGTTCATGTAGTCGATGAAGCCGTTGATCATGGGCCACCAGGTGACTCGGTTATTGCCGTGGGTGCCGGCGAAGTAAGCCTGGCCGGGCAGGCCCATTTCCTCGGGTGAGGAATCGTAGGTGTGCCAGACGGTGAGGTTGTGCCCCTCGCAGACGGCGCGGTCGAAGTCGTGCTTGAGCATGCGGGGCGAGCGCTCCCAGTGGGGGCCGATGGTGGTGAAGGCCTCCGCCATGGAGAGGCGCCGACCATAGATGTGAGCCACGCTGGAAGTCTGCTTGACGAAGAAACGCTGGCTGTCTTTGACGCGGTGCCTGTTGTTGCGGTTCCAAAACTCACCCATTGGGATATCGCTGACGCCGAGGTTGCGCATGGCATCGAAGGGCCCGGCGTGCGGGCCGCCGGACTCCGGGTGGATACCGAGGCCGTGTTGATGGGCGCGTCGACTGAACTGAACGTATTTGTTTTCGTGAATCAGATCGGCCAGAGTCGCGCGGAAATCGTTGAGGAAGCGTGTGGAGGCCTCCGGGCTCTCGACGATATGTCCGGCGAGGACCGGCAGCCAGGGCGTGATGTCATAGCCGCGGCGCTCGGCGAATGCTTCCGGGAGTTTTGGCGTCCAGTTGATCGGTCCCAGCTCCCAGCTGTCATCATGCAGGAAGTTCAGGGTCTTGCCCAGGTGAGGCTTCACTTCCGCAAGTAGCGGCTCCACGACCTCATCCCAGTAAAAATCGAAGGCGCCCGCATCGAGGTAGTCGATGCAGCGGCCGACCCACTCCCCGCTGCTGGTGCTGACGTGCGAACCGGAGTAAGTGTAGCCGAGGCGTATGATTTGCCAGGTGCCCTCCGGGGCGGACCAAGTCAGCTGGCCGTCCCCGCTGAGGTGCTCGCTGAGATCGACGACCTCGGCGGGGGCGCAGGCGGCACTGCCACCGCCCGGTTCAAGCAGGTGCCAAGCAGGGGCGGCGGTGAAACCTCCCGGATACTCGTAATAGGCTTTCTTTTTGAACTGCGAGAGTTGGGTCGACGAGGTTTTCGTGCCTCCTCCCGAAAAGACTGGCTGATCGCCTTGGAAAAGGGCCAGCTCCGCCACCTGCACATTGCGCGGTGCGTCCGGGTGCCTGGGATCATCTGCGCCGGTAAAGACCACACGCAGCGCTTTGGCATCGACGGCGTCGAAGGTGATCTCCGAGGTCTTTTGCTGAAATGCCAGGTTCTCGCGGACCGGCTTCCATCCCTGGCCGGTGGAGATTTCAATGCGGCCCTGCTTCGGGCCGTAGCCCGGGCGTGCGGTGATTTGGACGCGGTCCACCGGGGTAGCTTCCTCGAAACGCAGTTCCAGCCACTGCGGGGCCTGGGGGCTCGGGCCGCCGCCGGGAGTTATTCCCTGACTCACCCAGAAGGTGTTCAGATCACCATCCGCAACCCGTGCTGCCTGGTGGGACGGGTTCTGGGTGCTGCTGGCCGCCAGGCTTGCTTTGGTCTCGGTGGCATCGTGCACCTTGAGTGGCACGGCCACCACCGCCACATCCCGGTAGTAGCCCTCTTTAGCTTCGGGTTGCGGCAACTTGACGGCGATATCGCGGCCTCCCTGCAGGGTGGTTTCGGCGTAAGTGAGCTTCTTCGAGGCATGCTCCAGAGGGACGAGTGGCCCGCCGAGATTCCAACCGCTCTGGATATTGAGACCCAATTCGAGATCGAGTCGGGCCGCTTGCTCGACCGCGTGTTTGAAAAGCTTGGTCCACTCGGGTGAGGCAAACAGGGGGCCTGCCGGCACCGGTTTGCCCCCGCGCTGGGTGTCGCCCCCGGCATCAAAGAGCAAGGCACCGCCGTAGCCTTTATCCTTCAGGGCCTCCAAATCGTCGGTGATGGCTTTCTTCGTGACATTGCCATTGAGCCACCACCAGTAGACGCGCGTCCGGGCGATCCGGGGCGGGTTTCGCCAGCCTTCCTCCAGCGACATCATGGGCTCGAGCGAGGCCGAAAGATAGGCCCGAACGGGTTCGATGAAATGCGTTGTGCGCTCCTGCCCGGCTTGCGCGCAGCCAGCCGTGAGAACGGCGGCGGTGAAGATGCTCCAGAAGGCTGAATGCGGGGATCGTGTTGTCATAGTATTTATATTATATCGTTTGACTAAAGCCCTAATGGGTAAGGTTTTTTTCGTATCTCGGGGGCATCCTTGCCTTCGACGTATTTCGGCAACTTTGCTGGAGCGGTTTGAAAAACTGGTAGGCGCGGATTCTTGCCGTCGGATTGTTTGCTGTAATTTTCTCCGTCGACCTCAACCAAAAGGTAACAGGAAAAGAGACCACCATATTCACCCAACAAGATCTCGATGGGATAAGAAGTCCCGCGTCTGACATCGATCCACTTCCCGGCGACCATCGGTCGATTCCTGGGGTCAGGCGTCCTGCCAATGGGATCACGCTGCAAACTTGAAAATGCAGCCAGCGGCCTCTCCAAACTGGCATCGAGAACGACCTTCCTGTCGAACCGAACCACGAGGATATTATCACCCTGCCCTGCAAAACGGATCCTTCCCGAAATCGAGGAAACGACTTCGCCCTCGTAATGGGCGATCCAGTAAATGGGTTTAATTTCATCCTTCACCCCAAAAGCCTCCGGAGCAGCTTCCGCCTGAACCAGAGGGATAAAGAATTGCCGGGAATATAATTCCGTATCGGCCCGATAAAATTCCTCCAATAGTGATTCATTCCAACCGCGAGCAAACTCGTTCAAAATTTCGAAATACTTGCGCGTGGAAAAATCCACGGGGGCCCCGTTCTTATCCATCTTTGTATCATAGAGACGACCTACCAAAGCACCACTTATTGCCCTTTGACTTCCGAATAAACCGAGATCCAAGGCCATTTCCCTAACTCCAGAAAGCCCACCACCAAAGCCACCTCCTCCACGGCCGTAGACGGAAACGCTGTCCACGTTGACATCTATATCCAACTCAGGGATATCCAGATCGGAAGGATTATTGACTACGATCGCAGGTGGACGCGGGGGTGGTGTCGATTGATTACGCTGCTGAATATTAACAGTGTATTCCGGTTCTTTTTGTGGGGGTGGCGCAATGGCTGCCGCTTCGAAAACCGTTTCCTCACGCATTGCTTCAGTAACGAACTTAATCGTACCGAAAATTAAAACAGCAACCACATGCAATGCGAGGCTGACAAAGAATACGGTAGCCAAGGCTCTGCGCGATTTTCTTCCAAAGAATTGTTTCATGGCGTTTTTCTGATGAGCGTCAGACTTATCACGGCCGCATTCAGCAAATTCGATTACAGGGCAGGCCCAACAGCCGGGCCAGTTTCTCGATCTTGGGGGCGATGTGCCCGACCCCGATGGCGCAGTGGTGCGAGGGGCCTCCCTGGGACCATTGGTTCAGGAAATCAGTCGCGGAGATGGGGAATTTGTAGCGGCTGTTGGTGTTGCCGATCTGGATGACCGGGCCGGGCACCGACTCGCCTTCGGCGACTTGCAGGATGACGGCACCTTCGCGGTGCTGGACCACGGAAAGCAGCGTGACCGGGCCGTGCTTGACCGTCATCTGGATAGAGAGACCCTTGCCCGGCTTGCCGTGATAGACGGGCACCGGAACCAGACCGACGCGCCCCTCGGCAATGGCAAAGTGGGCCGGGCCATCGTGCCCGAGATAGACGACGTCATCCACAAAATCCGTCAGATAAAACTCAGAGAAGGAACCACCGGCTCCGAAGAGATCCATGATCTTCATCGCCTGCACGTTCTTCACCTCATACTCGCCCGCGATGGGGACGTTCCGACCGGTCAGGAGCGTGTTCCCGGCGATGAGCGAGGTCACGATATTTTCGAATTCGCCCGTGCCCTCATAGTAGTAGGCCATCGAGCCGAGCTTGTGGGTCTCGACCAGGCGGTCCATGGCCACGGAGGTGCGGGCGGCCCGGTCGAGCTCGCTTTGTTCGCACTCGCCGGACACATCGAAGCGCTCCCGAAACTCCTCGATCTTGGCGGCGGCCTCCGCATCAGTCACCGCCTGACGCAGCTGGTTCAGCTCGTCCATTTCCACGATCTCAAAGTGGTTGCCGAAGGCGGCCGACTGCTGCGTCAGATCGGAGTAGACGTCGAGCATGCCGCAGTAGTAGTGCCCGAGCAGACCGACCCGGTTCTGACGCATCCCAGCCGCCACTTTTGCCGCGTCCACCCAGTCCTGAATCTCGCTCCAGGCCGACTCCTGCTCCAGGTAGCCGGTGACGACCTGGTAATCAATACCCGCGCGGTTGAAGACACTGGCCAGCTCCGGCACGCAGCAGGCCTGGCAATGCTCCAGCCAGATTCCGGTCATTTCCCCGCGGTCTCCCCTGGCATTGAAGGCCTCGTAGTCGAGCTGGGCGACCGGCTGCAGGTTGAGCATGACCACCGGCACCCTGGCCTTTTGCACCACTGGCAAGACAGTGGAAGAAAGCGCGTAGGTGGAGATGAAAAGAAAGATCACTTCCACGTCTTCCTCTTTGAACAGTGTGGCCGCAACTACGGCCTTTTCCGCTTGGTCGACCATGCCGGCATCCACCATTTCCAGCCCCATGTCCGCGACCCGATCACGGATCCGGGCATGATAGCCGTTGAGCTTGCCGAGCAAGCCGTCGAATTGCGGCCAGTAGGTATCGAGCCCGATTGAAAATATGCCTGCTTTCATGGTGGTGCGTCTTTCAAGTCTGTTAAATAATCAATGCGTCTGGAATCAGTGCCCGGTGGCCTGGGCTCCGAGTAAGTTGCCCCACCCGATGATGAGGGTGCTGAGAACAAGGGTGAGCAAGCCCGCTGCGATCCAGTAGTGAGTCGCCTTTCGAGTGCCGGCCCACTCCCGCAGCAGAATACCCCAGACAGTGCTGAAAATGATGATGGCGGCCATGTGCAGCGTCCAACTGGAGAACTCATAGGCTCCCATCTGGGTCGTGCCCATGCCGTAGAAGAAGAACTGCAGATACCAAGTCACTCCGGCGATGGCACACCAGAGGTAGTTGAACAACGGGGCGCCGGGCGCCGCGCTGCCGGTTTCCGGAACGGCACCCGCCTCGGCCGCGGCCGCCGCCGAGGCATCGGGCACGGCGTCGGCCAGCGGTTCCGGCTCGCTGCGCCCCTGCCCGCCCCAGTAGAGCGATAAGCTGCCGCGCTTGATCATCAGGCTGCCGCACCAGAGCAAGTTGAAACAAAAGCCCCCCAGCAGGACGGCAATCAGCACCGGGAGATTTTGCCAGAGTGGTCCGATGCCCGCCTCGACGGAGAGCGCCGCGATCGGCTTGCCCGCAGCAAAACCGAAGGCCATGCAAGCGCTCATCACACCAGCCACCAGAGCGACCAGCATGCCTTTGCCGAAATGAAATTCGGCCACCGAGGCCTGCTTCTTTTCGTCGCTCAATTCCCGCTCCTTGCGCAGACCGGCGCGACCGCTCATGGCAATGCCCGCCATGCAGACCGCGACCCCGCCGAGAATGACCTGCCCCGAACCGGAGGTGGCAATCTCGACAATGCTTCCATCGAAGATCGGTGGAATCAGCGTACCGAAAGCGGCGCACATCCCCAAGGCCACCGCATAGCCCAGGGCGATGCCGAGATAGCGCATGGTCAGCCCGAAGGTCAGCCCGCCGATGCCCCAGAGAAAACCGAAGAACCAGGTCCAGAACAAGGACTTGAGCGGTGCCTCGGAGAGCACCTGCCAGCTTCGCGGAGCGAGGAAGAGCGCCGCGACCGCTGGCGCAATCAACCAACTGAACAAACCGCCCATCAGCCAGGCATTTTCCCAGGGCCAGGTCCTCACTTTTCGAAAGGGCAGATAAAAACTTGCGGCGGCGAGTCCGCCGATAGCGTGGAGTAATACGCCCAGAAAAGGCGAGGCTGTCGAGCTGTCCATAATGATGAGGTGACCGCTATAATTTAACAAATCTATATGTTTCAGATCGGGATAGATTTGTAGGTTGAGGCCAATCTAGACCCGTCCTCAAAGCCAATGCAACCCGTCTTAGTAATTGAAATCTATCAAAAATATGCAAAATTCTATCACTAAGCTTTAGCTCCGTTCAATCGACTCCATCCTCATGAACAGACAGAACTACTTCGAATATTTCCCGGCAGGGCCCCATGAAAAGCTGTGGGGCCTGCACGTTTCAGCGGCGGGTTATACCCGGGTCGCACCCGGCGAGCCCTACCCCTCGCGGGAGCACCCCAACACGCGCTACTTCACCTGGGAGAGTGGGCGGGTCTTGGCTGCGCTGCAGCTCATCTTTATCTCCTCCGGTCAGGGGACCTTCGCGGAGACGGAGGCCGAGGCCGAGACGACCGTTTCTGAGGGAGATGTCTTTATCGTGCGGCCGGGCATCTGGCATCGCTACAAACCTGCATCGCAGACCGGTTGGACGGAAAACTGGTTCGAACTGCGGGGCACTTCGGTTGACCGCTGGCTGGCTGGCGGCCTTTTGCAAAAATCGATCTACAGAGTGAGCCCAATCGAGACCTACCGGCAGCGCTTCGACGATTTCCATGAGACGGCCGTCCAGCGCCCGGCCGGCTACCGGCCCACCCTGGCCGGATTGGCCATGGCCTTGCTCGGGCAACTGTCCATCCAGAATCGTTCCTCCACCGAAATCAACAATTCCATTGCCAGGATGGTTGATGCGGCCCGTGAGCAACTACTCAAGGGCGTCCCGGTGGAGACCGTCGCCGCCGGACAGGGAATGAGCTACCCCTGCTTCTATCGCCACTTCAAAAAAGCGACCGGGCTGGCTCCGAAAGAATACGTCAACAAAACGCGGCACGCCCAAGCCGAAACCCTGCTTTCCGGTAGCGGCATGAGCGTCAAGGAGATTGCCATACAGCTGGGCTACAGCTCGCCCAGCCATTTCTCCGCAGACTTCAAAAAACGCGGTGGTCGATCCCCGAAAAAGTGGCTGAAAGATTAGATCATTCTTCACCTACAAAAGCCAACATCTGTAGCTTCGTCCTGAAAAGTCCATCTACCTCAGAAAATTGTCGATCTTCTAACCAAGCAGGTCACTTAGGCAAAAAAAGGGGATCATGCCGGAATGCCCCCTTTTTTTATCCCGTTTGTTTGCCTTGCGCCGTCGTCGCTTTGCTCCCCGGAACCGCATGCAGGGGATCGATCATCCCGCTCAGCGGGACTGCTTACGGTTTACTTGTCACGGCGTAATCCAAAGAAGACGGATCCAACCTGCCAATCCGGCCAATACCGAAGCGAAGCCGACACCCGAAGGCAATATTGTCAATTGCGTCTTCAAGGCACTTTTCTTATTCTCGTGAGTCATTAGCAAGCAGAACAGATCCAAAAGTTTGAAGGGTACATGGCCCGTATTCGGCAGAGACATCCATCGTCATCACACGAAAACGCCGACCGGAGGAACCGGTCGGCGTTTTGGAAATTGGAGTCGGCGCGGGATCCGCGATCAGGCGCGACGGCGGCGCAATAGCAGCAGTGCGCCGCCGAGACCGACGAGCAGGGCTGCGGAGGGTTCCGGAACTGCGGTAAGAGCCAGACCAGTAAAGTAGGCTCCACTGTCGCTCGACCAGTTGATCGTCTCGTAATCCGCGGCGTCGGCAAAATCCATCTTGAATGCAAACTGGACTTGGCGAACATCATCGCCATTTCCATCCTGAACGGGGTTTTGGACAAACTCGTCCATCACCAAATCACTGAGAATACCATCCGTATCCACCATTGTTGCATTCAGAGATATATCTCCTAAGAAATCACCGGTAAATACCCAGACCGTGCCGGACGTAAGACTTGTAATGTCTATGGAGCCGGACCACTTCGGAGTGCTTGACGAATCATTGTATCCGCCTGTGGCAATCGCAGGATCTACACTTGGATCCAGACTTGACGTCCATAGATCGAAACCGCCTCGTGTCCCAAACCCTGGGTCAGCACTGAGAGCACCAATATTTGATGCAGTTCCTTTGTAGCTAGCGGCCGAGAGATCATAATCGACCACCGTGCCGGTCAGGTCCACAACGGTGGCTCCTGTGAAGTCCTTAATATAGGCATCGGAATTGAAGACGGAAACGTCGTATCCAACATACGACCCGTTCGCGTCGAGGGCTCCGCCCGAAGCGCGGCCGGCGAGGACGAAGCTGTCCGTGACAGAGAGGGAAGCGGCATCAACGAAGGATAGACTACTAAGCGCAGCGGTGGCACCTAAGGCGGCGAGTAATGGGTACCTAGTTAATATTTTCATATACGTTATTTTTATATTGAGTTGGTTTGGGATGGGTTGGGTTTAAATTAAAACTAACGT
This region includes:
- a CDS encoding sulfatase family protein; protein product: MTQKLIIILLVFLTGAQCGLSAWERPNVILIISDDHAFDDYGFMGSEQVNTPVLDKLANESLTYTRGYTMPVCSPTLASLLTGRLPHEHGITGNDLAGWQEIGGRYGNQYRTELQRRILDNPLILPEALSEAGYLTFQTGKIWNGTYKDMGFTHGMTKKGTRHGDEGLKIGRETMQPIFDFIEMAEQKNKPFFIWHAPLLPHDPHNPPERLLKKYRGKGPTPAAEKYRACVEWLDESTGELEDYLVANQHKENTVILYLADNGWNAEKGYKGQRAKMSPYEDGTRTPILIRWPGKVKAEMDGSTLAHVTDITRTILDITGVPVPKELPGLNLMDRSAMKNRETVFVEAYTHDIADLSNPAESLFANVVIHDWWKLILPGPATAKRAFATAPQGIELYDLKKDPYEKVNLADQHPKVVEQLKKLQLEHWNPKP
- a CDS encoding glycosyl hydrolase; this encodes MTTRSPHSAFWSIFTAAVLTAGCAQAGQERTTHFIEPVRAYLSASLEPMMSLEEGWRNPPRIARTRVYWWWLNGNVTKKAITDDLEALKDKGYGGALLFDAGGDTQRGGKPVPAGPLFASPEWTKLFKHAVEQAARLDLELGLNIQSGWNLGGPLVPLEHASKKLTYAETTLQGGRDIAVKLPQPEAKEGYYRDVAVVAVPLKVHDATETKASLAASSTQNPSHQAARVADGDLNTFWVSQGITPGGGPSPQAPQWLELRFEEATPVDRVQITARPGYGPKQGRIEISTGQGWKPVRENLAFQQKTSEITFDAVDAKALRVVFTGADDPRHPDAPRNVQVAELALFQGDQPVFSGGGTKTSSTQLSQFKKKAYYEYPGGFTAAPAWHLLEPGGGSAACAPAEVVDLSEHLSGDGQLTWSAPEGTWQIIRLGYTYSGSHVSTSSGEWVGRCIDYLDAGAFDFYWDEVVEPLLAEVKPHLGKTLNFLHDDSWELGPINWTPKLPEAFAERRGYDITPWLPVLAGHIVESPEASTRFLNDFRATLADLIHENKYVQFSRRAHQHGLGIHPESGGPHAGPFDAMRNLGVSDIPMGEFWNRNNRHRVKDSQRFFVKQTSSVAHIYGRRLSMAEAFTTIGPHWERSPRMLKHDFDRAVCEGHNLTVWHTYDSSPEEMGLPGQAYFAGTHGNNRVTWWPMINGFIDYMNRVQFMMQQGLSVSDVLYFKGENIPGFVRLKRDDPAGVLPGYDYDVIDKLSLLHRLAVAPDGALALPHGVRYRVLALPAHDTYDLPALEKIAELVEAGATVCGPRPEKRYGLIGDAAADQRFAELVEHLWGSGQISTLPTREILEQKQIEPDFTWEEREVQTSKDHFLTVDYFHRTTTDADLYYVVNRLNVPRRITASFRQKGRQPELWDPVSARITPNPAYKRAGERTELELALPPEASVLVVFRKPEGTHTPRSVNIPEVSELLTLSKPWEVSFQSPWGPQSPVTFDALTCWTRHPNEKVKFYSGIADYKTSFDFDERLPSGPDRQILLDLGEVREVARVLLNGRDLGVVWSTPARIDLAPALKTGTNQLTVQVANNWPNRMIGDQHLPEDQRYTRSNFQKFRKNSPLQASGLIGPVKLLRVNTE
- a CDS encoding type II toxin-antitoxin system HicB family antitoxin translates to MPDLPGCFIAGDSYEEALANAREAIECYIEGLLEDGESVPQAMSIARPQSFNQCSWSEASWRPCDFRLTGCRSSCSVLVLRAQKSAKCEILALLEKFIVYQSKP
- a CDS encoding L-fucose/L-arabinose isomerase family protein, which codes for MKAGIFSIGLDTYWPQFDGLLGKLNGYHARIRDRVADMGLEMVDAGMVDQAEKAVVAATLFKEEDVEVIFLFISTYALSSTVLPVVQKARVPVVMLNLQPVAQLDYEAFNARGDRGEMTGIWLEHCQACCVPELASVFNRAGIDYQVVTGYLEQESAWSEIQDWVDAAKVAAGMRQNRVGLLGHYYCGMLDVYSDLTQQSAAFGNHFEIVEMDELNQLRQAVTDAEAAAKIEEFRERFDVSGECEQSELDRAARTSVAMDRLVETHKLGSMAYYYEGTGEFENIVTSLIAGNTLLTGRNVPIAGEYEVKNVQAMKIMDLFGAGGSFSEFYLTDFVDDVVYLGHDGPAHFAIAEGRVGLVPVPVYHGKPGKGLSIQMTVKHGPVTLLSVVQHREGAVILQVAEGESVPGPVIQIGNTNSRYKFPISATDFLNQWSQGGPSHHCAIGVGHIAPKIEKLARLLGLPCNRIC
- a CDS encoding L-rhamnose/proton symporter RhaT, encoding MDSSTASPFLGVLLHAIGGLAAASFYLPFRKVRTWPWENAWLMGGLFSWLIAPAVAALFLAPRSWQVLSEAPLKSLFWTWFFGFLWGIGGLTFGLTMRYLGIALGYAVALGMCAAFGTLIPPIFDGSIVEIATSGSGQVILGGVAVCMAGIAMSGRAGLRKERELSDEKKQASVAEFHFGKGMLVALVAGVMSACMAFGFAAGKPIAALSVEAGIGPLWQNLPVLIAVLLGGFCFNLLWCGSLMIKRGSLSLYWGGQGRSEPEPLADAVPDASAAAAAEAGAVPETGSAAPGAPLFNYLWCAIAGVTWYLQFFFYGMGTTQMGAYEFSSWTLHMAAIIIFSTVWGILLREWAGTRKATHYWIAAGLLTLVLSTLIIGWGNLLGAQATGH